In Daphnia pulex isolate KAP4 chromosome 7, ASM2113471v1, one genomic interval encodes:
- the LOC124198185 gene encoding gustatory and odorant receptor 24-like produces MSFQWSLQPMIKWMHCIGVYLESPGKNNSSGFRLFVTAYGFILFFVNILSNGMMAAKFLQGFENISHQTTSSVLWNAVVSQTNYILVTIGCQLSLISGAVSTWPGMIHILREMEKERYFAVKDFHHFRRIYLSGLGFLIAVILAILGIAVTIIMSTQNLTKVDKLFQICFTFLLIFVFSGGALFSCFGWMVASMLTILAERVVEQSNSNCSDWEKMFVRWRHLYLKISRLVDKMNECYGFLLLFLITSSFVVTINSSFIIMRDVNDEGIDYNCVIHSFFLIIQFSHFAVLAYVPHRIRESAIYLSKQLRELKIGNEARQNKVNFFILDVLNSLPQITALGLFDVNLRLAPTIVGTTLTYLVILCQLHYSAK; encoded by the exons ATGAGTTTTCAGTGGAGCCTTCAGCCCATGATAAAGTGGATGCACTGCATCGGCGTTTACTTGGAGTCACCtggaaaaaacaattcttctGGGTTTCGTTTATTTGTTACTGCTTATGGTTTCATCCTCTTTTTTGTTAACATCTTAAGTAACGGAATGATGGCTGCCAAGTTCTTACAGGGTTTTGAAAATATCTCCCATCAAACAACTTCTTCTGTTCTTTGGAATGCTGTCGTCTCTCAAACGAATTATATCTTGGTGACTATCGGCTGTCAGTTAAGTTTGATTTCTGGCGCTGTCTCCACATGGCCCGGTATGATTCACATTCTCcgtgaaatggaaaaagaacgtTACTTTGCTGTAAAAGATTTCCATCATTTCCGTCGCATTTACCTGTCAGGACTCGGTTTTCTTATCGCG GTTATCCTTGCCATCCTTGGAATTGCTGTGACTATTATTATGTCAACGCAAAATCTAACAAAAGTGGacaaactttttcaaatttgctttacatttcttttaatattcgTGTTCAGTGGCGGAGCTTTGTTTTCTTGCTTTGGGTGGATGGTGGCCAGTATGCTGACGATCCTAGCTGAACGTGTCGTGGAGCAAAGTAACTCTAATTGCAGTGATTGGGAAAAGATGTTTGTTAGATGGAGACATCtatacttgaagatttcgcgGCTAGTGGACAAGATGAATGAATGTtatggttttcttcttctgtttttaattACAAGTAGTTTCGTCGTGACGATTAATTCTTCATTcat aatcATGCGTGACGTCAACGATGAGGGCATCGACTACAATTGCGTCATCCATTCATTCTTTTTGATTATCCAATTTTCACACTTTGCTGTTTTGGCTTACGTTCCCCATCGCATCCGAGAATCA GCAATCTATTTGAGTAAACAATTACGAGAACTTAAAATCGGTAATGAGGCGAGGCAAAACAAG gtgaatttctttattttggaCGTGTTGAATTCGCTACCTCAAATCACGGCACTCGGCTTATTTGATGTTAATCTTCGCCTGGCCCCAACA ATAGTTGGAACAACCTTGACGTATTTGGTCATTTTGTGCCAACTGCATTATTCCGCGAAATAA
- the LOC124198187 gene encoding uncharacterized protein LOC124198187 yields the protein MSDPEQSSDSSSNSSSSGSDSSRRGGVKKFRLSSEKSASLADWVVSGLDDTRAKSAREAFRPKLKKNADLLINPNLDDAFYIRLKAVKSSSAAKVNIDPIEKIYRNQTFKILDLVKPIMFLASRLKKKKKSRADAKAVKTALKLWAVVYHDITNARRRNILAQIYPQNIGLLDDKAVLPTGGEHLFGPKFTQALVEQVKTLNALENAGAPRAPGSKGGHDQRQSNRDFSHPPSSSGGRYSNFKGSRYNNDSRRSNFDRGSPNPANKGDQNINNK from the exons atgtcggatcccgaacagtcaagcgattctagctcaaattctagtagttcaggctccgactcatcaagaagaggaggcgtaaagaaatttcgtctctcAAGTGAAAAGTCAGCTAGTTTGGCCGACTGGGTCGTATCGGGTTTAGATGACACTCGAGCGAAAAGTGCTAGAGAGGCCTTTAGACCCAAGCTAAAGAAGAACGCCGACCTGCTGATCAACCCCAATCTAGATGATGCATTCTACATCCGGCTGAAGGCAGTTAAGTCATCTTCGGCAGCCAAGGTCAACATCGACCCAATCGAGAAAATCTACAGAAACCAAACCTTCAAGATCCTTGACTTAGTCAAGCCCATCATGTTTCTAGCAAGTcggctcaagaaaaagaagaaatcccgagCCGACGCCAAGGCGGTCAAAACAGCTCTGAAGCTCTGGGCGGTGGTGTACCACGACATCACGAACGCGCGACGCCGCAACATTCTGGCCCAAATCTACCCGCAGAATATTGGACTGCTAGACGACAAAGCTGTCCTGCCAACGGGTGGAGAACACCTCTTCGGTCCGAAGTTCACCCAGGCCCTGGTCGAGCAAGTGAAAACTCTGAACGCTCTCGAAAACGCGGGAGCCCCTCGCGCGCCCGGATCTAAAGGTGGTCATGATCAACGCCAATCGAATCGCGATTTCAGCCACCCCCCTTCATCTTCAGGCGGTCgctattccaattttaaaggatctcg atacaacaatgatagccgcagatccaatttcgaccgtggctcacccaatcccgccaataaaggcgatcagaacatcaacaacaaatag